Proteins encoded within one genomic window of Chrysemys picta bellii isolate R12L10 chromosome 6, ASM1138683v2, whole genome shotgun sequence:
- the LOC101938496 gene encoding elongation factor 2-like yields MVNFTVDQIRGIMDKKSNIRNMSVIAHVDHGKSTLTDSLVSKAGIIASAKAGETRFTDTRKDEQERCITIKSTAISLYYELSDNDLAFIKESKDGSGFLINLIDSPGHVDFSSEVTAALRVTDGALVVVDCVSGVCVQTETVLRQAVAERIKPVLMMNKMDRALLELQLKPEELYQTFQRIVESVNVIISTYGEGETGPMGNIMIDPIIGTVGFGSGLHGWAFTLKQFAEMYVAKFAAKGEKAQLPPAEHSKKVEDMMKKLWGDKYFDPATGKFSKSATSPDGKKLPRTFCQLVLDPIFKIFDAVMNFNKEETAKLIEKLNIKLDVEDRDKEGKPLLKAVMRHWLPAGDALLQMITMHLPSPVTAQKYRCELLYEGPPDDEAAMGVKNCDPKGPLMMYISKMVPTTDKGRFYAFGRVFSGIVSTGQKVRIMGPNYTPGKKEDLYLRSIQRTILMMGRYVEPIEEVPCGNIVGLVGVDQFLVKTGTITTFEHAHNMRVMKFSVSPVVRIAVEAKNPADLPKLVEGLRRLAKSDPMVQCIIEESGEHIIAGAGELHLEICLKDLEEDHACIPIKKSDPVVSYRETVSEESSQMCLSKSANKHNRLYMKARPFPDGLAEDIDKGEVSSRQEMKQRAHYLAEKYEWDVSEVRKIWCFGPDGTGPNILVDITKGVQYLNEIKDSVVAGFQWATKEGVLCGENMRGVRFDIHDVTLHADAIHRGGAQILPTARSVLCASALTAQPRLMEPIYLLEIQCPEQVVGGIYGVLNRKRGHVFDEFQVAGTPMFVVKAYLPVNESFGFTADLRSNTGGQAFPQCIFDHWQLLAGDPYDATSRLGQIVAETRKRKGLKEGIPPLDDFLDKL; encoded by the exons GTGAATTTCACCGTAGACCAGATCCGAGGGATCATGGACAAAAAATCCAATATCAGGAATATGTCTGTGATTGCTCATGTTGATCATGGCAAATCGACACTGACAGACTCTTTGGTATCTAAAGCAGGTATCATTGCTTCAGCCAAAGCTGGTGAAACACGATTCACGGACACTCGGAAAGATGAACAAGAAAGATGTATCACAATCAAGTCTAC AGCAATCTCTCTGTACTATGAACTCTCGGACAATGACTTGGCCTTTATCAAAGAGAGCAAAGATGGTTCGGGTTTTCTTATTAATTTAATCGACTCCCCTGGACATGTAGATTTCTCCTCCGAAGTTACAGCAGCTCTTCGCGTCACTGATGGTGCCCTTGTAGTTGTTGACTGTGTTTCAG GGGTGTGTGTTCAGACAGAAACTGTTCTGCGTCAAGCAGTTGCTGAGCGCATCAAGCCAGTACTGATGATGAACAAGATGGATCGTGCTCTGTTGGAATTACAGCTAAAACCAGAGGAACTTTATCAGACCTTCCAGCGTATTGTGGAAAGTGTCAATGTCATCATTTCCACCTATGGAGAAGGTGAAACTGGACCGATGGGTAATATTATG ATTGATCCCATTATTGGTACTGTTGGGTTTGGCTCTGGTTTACATGGCTGGGCATTTACTTTGAAGCAGTTTGCTGAGATGTATGTGGCCAAATTTGCTGCCAAAGGTGAAAAAGCACAACTCCCTCCAGCCGAACATTCAAAGAAAGTAGAAGATATGATGAAAAAGCTTTGGGGAGACAA ATATTTTGATCCAGCAACCGGAAAATTCAGCAAATCAGCCACCAGCCCAGATGGAAAGAAATTGCCACGGACGTTCTGCCAGCTCGTTCTGGATCCCATCTTTAAG ATCTTTGATGCTGTTATGAACTTTAACAAGGAAGAGACAGCCAAGCTGATAGAGAAACTTAACATCAAGCTAGATGTTGAAGATCGAGACAAAGAAGGCAAACCACTTCTGAag GCTGTGATGCGCCACTGGCTGCCTGCTGGAGATGCCTTGCTTCAGATGATCACCATGCACCTTCCCTCCCCTGTAACGGCACAGAAATATCGCTGTGAACTTCTGTATGAGGGGCCACCTGACGATGAAGCTGCTATGG GTGTCAAAAACTGTGATCCCAAGGGCCCTTTGATGATGTACATCTCCAAAATGGTCCCCACAACTGATAAGGGACGTTTCTATGCCTTTGGAAGAGTCTTCTCTGGTATTGTTTCCACTGGACAGAAAGTTCGAATCATGGGACCAAACTACACACCTGGCAAGAAGGAAGATCTCTACCTAAGATCTATTCAAAG AACCATTTTGATGATGGGTCGTTATGTTGAGCCCATTGAGGAAGTACCCTGTGGCAACATTGTTGGTCTAGTTGGTGTTGACCAGTTTTTGGTGAAGACGGGTACAATTACCACCTTTGAGCATGCACACAACATGCGAGTGATGAAATTTAGTGTTAGCCCCGTTGTACGTATTGCTGTTGAAGCTAAAAACCCTGCTGATCTACCAAAACTAGTTGAAGGTCTAAGGCGTCTGGCCAAGTCTGATCCCATGGTTCAG TGTATTATTGAAGAGTCGGGTGAGCACATCATTGCTGGAGCTGGTGAGCTGCATCTAGAAATTTGCCTTAAAGATCTGGAAGAAGATCATGCTTGCATTCCAATCAAG AAATCAGACCCAGTTGTATCTTATCGTGAAACTGTCAGTGAAGAGTCGAGCCAGATGTGCTTGTCCAAATCTGCCAATAAACACAACAGGCTGTATATGAAAGCTCGGCCCTTCCCTGATGGCTTGGCAGAGGACATAGACAAAGGAGAAGTCAGTTCCCGTCAAGAAATGAAGCAGCGTGCCCATTACCTGGCAGAGAAATATGAGTGGGATGTGTCTGAAGTTCGTAAGATCTGGTGCTTTGGACCTGATGGAACTGGTCCAAATATCTTGGTTGACATCACCAAGGGTGTCCAGTACCTAAATGAAATCAAAGACAGTGTTGTTGCTGGCTTCCAGTGGGCAACAAAGGAA GGTGTGTTGTGTGGGGAGAACATGAGGGGCGTTCGTTTTGATATCCATGATGTTACTCTGCATGCTGATGCGATCCACCGTGGTGGTGCGCAAATACTTCCCACTGCCAGGAGTGTCCTGTGTGCCTCTGCTCTGACAGCACAGCCCAGACTTATGGAGCCCATCTATCTCCTGGAGATCCAG TGCCCCGAACAAGTGGTTGGTGGTATCTATGGTGTGCTGAACAGGAAACGGGGTCATGTCTTTGACGAATTCCAAGTGGCAGGAACCCCGATGTTTGTGGTCAAGGCTTATCTACCTGTAAATGAGTCTTTTG